One genomic segment of Cellulophaga sp. HaHaR_3_176 includes these proteins:
- a CDS encoding immunity 26/phosphotriesterase HocA family protein, translated as MIFELQNEERKYLGLRQVEDNWDKIKISDLMYLYFDGNIIKKRIRFMQNEHNTYQENDLDEKTEDRKFLIPKTKKGKPKKINFSSMISKEGTMCFYYSSNYSSVSITNNISNRDFYSSTFENLKIPDYISLRKWIKQYINDSNDKDLLALKDFSKETNTKKKIKVGDFFCFKVDRRNYGFGRIIADISKLSKDGALDNDNNYGLKNLFGKALIVKVYHKISKLKELNITDIKSNKSFPSQYIFDTNFRNGEYEIVGNLPIENEDIDYPISYSKGIDYNSKNIVYIQWGLIYKEKNILEYDDNLLIKDSDPRKTIETPFRNEGIGWSLKILKSIIEDSIQDNSNKPFWESTCFFMTRWDLRNPKNKKTREELFKVFNINPILEYNKNLKTHISTP; from the coding sequence ATGATTTTTGAATTACAAAACGAAGAAAGGAAATATTTAGGTTTAAGACAAGTAGAAGATAATTGGGATAAGATTAAAATATCGGATCTAATGTATCTTTATTTTGATGGAAATATAATCAAAAAGCGAATAAGGTTTATGCAAAATGAGCATAATACATATCAGGAAAATGATTTAGATGAAAAAACAGAGGATAGAAAATTTTTAATTCCAAAGACAAAGAAAGGAAAACCTAAAAAAATAAATTTTTCTTCTATGATCTCTAAAGAAGGAACTATGTGTTTTTATTATTCTTCAAATTATTCATCAGTTTCAATTACCAATAACATTTCTAATAGAGATTTTTATTCATCTACTTTTGAAAACCTTAAAATACCAGATTATATTAGTTTAAGGAAATGGATAAAGCAATACATAAATGATAGCAATGATAAAGACCTACTTGCTCTCAAAGACTTTAGTAAAGAAACAAACACAAAAAAAAAAATAAAAGTAGGAGATTTTTTTTGCTTCAAAGTTGATAGAAGAAATTATGGTTTTGGTAGAATTATAGCTGATATATCAAAATTAAGTAAAGATGGAGCGCTTGATAATGATAACAATTATGGTTTAAAAAATTTGTTTGGAAAAGCATTAATTGTTAAAGTTTATCATAAAATAAGTAAATTAAAAGAGTTAAATATAACTGATATAAAAAGCAACAAAAGTTTTCCTTCTCAATATATCTTCGACACCAATTTTCGAAATGGAGAATATGAAATCGTGGGAAATTTACCTATCGAAAATGAAGATATCGATTATCCTATTTCGTATTCTAAGGGAATAGATTATAATTCTAAAAACATTGTTTATATTCAATGGGGCTTGATTTATAAAGAAAAAAATATTTTAGAATATGATGACAATTTATTAATAAAAGATTCAGACCCTAGAAAAACAATTGAAACACCATTTAGAAATGAAGGCATTGGTTGGAGTCTAAAAATATTAAAGTCAATCATAGAGGATTCAATTCAAGATAATAGCAATAAACCATTTTGGGAAAGTACATGTTTTTTTATGACTCGTTGGGATCTTAGAAATCCGAAAAATAAAAAAACAAGAGAAGAATTATTTAAAGTATTTAACATTAATCCAATACTTGAATATAATAAAAACTTAAAAACGCATATATCAACACCTTAA
- a CDS encoding IS3 family transposase: MKVAPINRNERLYSICTICNAFDLKRDAYYKFQKRFVIKKQIEQDVIQLVRESRRTLPREGTRKLMRSLKNEFQKYDLKVGRDQLFRILRENRLLVRRKKYSSRTTNSYHRFYKYGNIIKDLKINRPNQVWASDITYIRTIKGFCYLALITDMYSRKIVGYDLSDSLELKGCVRALNKAIYNAKNIDQLIHHSDRGIQYCSNVYTQILKRKKIKISMTEENHCYENALAERVNGILKDEFYLDQTFTSVIHAKKAAKNAIKLYNSKRLHLSLDYKTPNYVHQYAA, translated from the coding sequence ATGAAAGTAGCACCGATAAACCGTAATGAAAGGCTCTATTCAATTTGTACTATCTGTAATGCCTTTGATCTGAAAAGAGATGCCTATTACAAATTCCAAAAACGTTTTGTTATCAAAAAACAGATAGAACAAGATGTAATCCAACTTGTTCGGGAAAGTAGAAGAACACTACCTCGAGAAGGTACCAGAAAACTCATGAGATCATTAAAAAATGAGTTTCAAAAGTACGACCTTAAAGTCGGTAGAGACCAGCTGTTCCGTATCCTAAGAGAAAATCGATTACTCGTTAGAAGAAAAAAATATTCTTCTAGAACCACAAATTCATATCATAGGTTTTATAAGTATGGTAATATTATAAAAGACTTGAAAATCAATAGACCTAATCAAGTCTGGGCTTCCGATATAACCTACATCAGAACCATTAAAGGATTCTGTTACCTAGCATTGATTACAGATATGTACTCACGTAAAATCGTTGGATATGACCTAAGTGATAGCCTAGAACTAAAAGGGTGTGTCAGAGCTTTAAATAAGGCTATTTACAATGCCAAGAATATTGACCAACTTATTCATCACTCGGACAGAGGTATTCAATATTGCAGTAATGTCTATACTCAAATATTGAAAAGAAAGAAAATTAAAATCAGTATGACTGAAGAAAACCATTGCTATGAAAATGCCCTAGCAGAAAGGGTAAACGGTATTCTAAAAGATGAATTCTATCTTGACCAAACCTTTACCAGCGTGATACATGCGAAAAAAGCAGCCAAAAATGCAATCAAATTATACAACTCTAAAAGATTGCATTTATCTTTAGATTATAAAACACCTAATTACGTGCATCAATATGCCGCTTAA
- a CDS encoding NAD(P)-binding protein, whose translation MIGAGIGGLTTAIALEQKGFKIRIFEQAEQLKPVGAGIILANNAMQVYERLGLRKVIEENGNPISILKITKPNLKPLSKIDLSYFMI comes from the coding sequence ATTATTGGAGCTGGAATAGGAGGGTTAACTACTGCAATTGCACTGGAACAAAAAGGTTTTAAAATAAGAATTTTTGAACAAGCTGAACAATTAAAACCAGTTGGAGCAGGAATTATTCTAGCCAATAATGCAATGCAAGTGTATGAAAGGCTAGGTTTAAGAAAAGTAATTGAAGAAAATGGAAATCCAATTTCTATATTGAAAATTACCAAACCTAATTTAAAGCCACTTTCTAAAATTGACTTGTCTTATTTTATGATATAA
- a CDS encoding FAD-dependent monooxygenase: MILVIKNIIKATQKKHINTAEISDLKPKNIWYKEKICLIGDSAHITTPNMGQGACQAIEDAYVLSECISKYEIIIAFKKYQKLRLPKTHKVVKASWQVRKIAHLKNPLLIGLPNQTLRLTPPSINRKQNKQIFYLVEV; encoded by the coding sequence ATTATTTTAGTAATTAAAAACATTATAAAAGCTACACAAAAAAAACACATAAATACTGCTGAAATTTCAGATTTAAAACCAAAAAACATCTGGTATAAAGAAAAGATATGTTTAATAGGAGATTCGGCTCATATAACAACCCCAAATATGGGGCAAGGTGCTTGCCAGGCTATTGAAGATGCTTATGTGCTTTCAGAATGTATTAGTAAATATGAAATTATTATAGCATTTAAAAAGTACCAAAAATTAAGATTACCTAAAACGCACAAAGTAGTAAAAGCAAGTTGGCAGGTTAGAAAAATAGCACATCTCAAAAACCCATTATTAATAGGGTTGCCCAATCAAACACTAAGGTTAACACCACCTTCAATTAATAGAAAACAGAATAAGCAAATTTTTTACTTAGTAGAAGTTTGA
- a CDS encoding DUF6515 family protein: MKTRIQTLGIAAILLLTFSIDANAQTRNRKNTTTTTVKTTRTSSTVSRSVPRTKVVYKTPKKKVVTYRTVPSKAVTVKHNNNTYKYSNNKFYRQYNGRYISVAPVVGLRITTLPVGYRMINVNNRKYYTYDGVYYSNVNNEYEVIQPEIGTIVYELPDEAEKVVYDNETLYEYNDVLYEKIQYDGTRAYEVVAIIE, translated from the coding sequence ATGAAAACAAGAATACAAACCTTAGGTATAGCAGCAATATTACTATTAACTTTTTCAATAGATGCTAATGCGCAAACACGTAATAGAAAAAATACAACGACTACAACAGTAAAAACAACAAGAACTTCTAGTACAGTTAGTAGATCTGTACCTAGAACTAAAGTTGTATATAAAACTCCTAAAAAAAAGGTAGTAACCTACCGTACTGTACCATCTAAAGCTGTTACCGTTAAACATAACAATAACACCTATAAGTATAGTAATAATAAATTTTACCGTCAATATAATGGACGCTATATTTCAGTAGCACCAGTTGTTGGTTTAAGAATAACCACTTTACCAGTAGGGTATAGAATGATAAATGTAAACAATAGAAAATATTATACGTATGATGGTGTGTATTATTCTAATGTTAACAATGAGTATGAAGTAATACAACCAGAAATTGGTACTATAGTTTACGAATTACCAGACGAAGCTGAAAAAGTGGTTTATGATAACGAAACCCTTTACGAATATAATGATGTATTGTATGAGAAAATACAGTACGATGGTACTAGAGCCTATGAGGTTGTTGCCATTATAGAATAA
- a CDS encoding AAA domain-containing protein, which translates to MKETSKWLNYYRASLIDGNRGDKKPLTRNFIERNTSMISNFNEAEIKSFWKDFKKDEKTLFNDIEIAPFYIASEVKHGSNKRDSKKHFPFWIKARVNKEGILSPPKESKPPEFLRVFLSPNPGNYPTITSIEKLDRSIAKTEISIENWEQYWEDCERFFYKVTNRKFKEYHEEDIYQFAIAENSDDSVIQNILQLYNALTDKKNKSEYPLLNNVLEVEPEVKNHELTEEEIFLNPYHCGQMSGEYPLSESQRVAFAQFSSKYNKKAFAVNGPPGTGKTFILQSFIANIVSKSVLNSAEAPLIMGSSTNNQAITNILDSMTLDGGDTLNSRWIPDVNSFGLYLCSKAKAETGKYQSATSKYLNDFFLEKLEDYSKIDEYKKFFLKQLRTQFRTETIDKDTDVKAFLLKRIKALKTTIHETISIAIKKHKIPELLIDKYYKSTEELISKTAQLKDKLIKNSNKEEQLKSILNQLEEKNANFPMLIRLLPLRKFQEIKTNSFKLIAHPFINEFIDFNDWSIYLKVYSRLEEVLLNTIKQQENLQYNLDELLLLVKEIKTRNSLYENFKSKWSDTYSKKWVKLIKKTNDEYNNLDTLRDTAVKLDISYRYELFWLSTHYREWEYIEELENKKENEEKYKKENKELGEKSYAKKLRRIAKISPLYIATFHSLPKFLTYYNHKEGQKYYKELFDLMIVDESGQVSPEVAIPSLSLTKKILAVGDVHQIEPVWNVTENIDFFNAKKYDVIKSEDEFERNASLGFNASNGNLMRIIRNATPFIYKHQNNKLEKGAYLLEHRRCLDPIAEYSKDNIYSGSLKLMGGKSNDTYEIPPLGYIHVNGSSEKHNGSSKKNVKEANAIVQWIISKREEIETAYGKPIDEVLAVVTPFSAQKTIIKGILKNQLGEEISEKIIVGTVHALQGTERAIILFSSVHGIEDTSLFFDFEGKFNMLNVALTRAKHSFIVIGNMGVFNPKDKTPSGRLAEKLLSSESYALDERFIFKSELVYQNTPQNKVTRIDDLDMHRKLLKRCFDSVEKELIIFSPFLSINAIKEDNIISLIKECTTKNIKITIVTDNNLDKKDGQLKRHSKLGREAISETKAELVIVNGIHNKTICIDNKVLIEGSFNWLSATRDSSSPYHRNETSIIIQGDMVENEISKIKDKFSI; encoded by the coding sequence ATGAAGGAAACAAGTAAATGGTTAAACTATTACAGAGCATCGTTAATTGATGGTAATAGAGGTGATAAAAAACCCCTTACGCGTAATTTTATTGAGCGAAATACAAGTATGATTTCTAATTTTAATGAAGCAGAAATTAAAAGCTTTTGGAAAGATTTTAAGAAAGATGAAAAAACGTTATTTAATGATATAGAAATAGCACCTTTTTATATTGCATCAGAAGTTAAACATGGGTCTAATAAAAGAGACTCAAAAAAACACTTTCCTTTTTGGATAAAAGCTCGAGTGAACAAAGAAGGTATACTGAGTCCGCCAAAAGAATCGAAACCACCTGAATTCCTTAGAGTTTTTTTAAGCCCTAATCCGGGTAACTACCCTACCATAACCAGTATAGAAAAGCTAGATCGTTCAATAGCGAAAACTGAAATAAGTATTGAAAACTGGGAGCAATATTGGGAAGACTGTGAGAGATTTTTTTATAAAGTGACAAATAGAAAATTTAAAGAATATCACGAAGAAGATATTTATCAATTTGCCATTGCTGAGAATAGCGACGATTCTGTAATACAAAATATATTACAACTATATAATGCTTTAACAGATAAAAAAAACAAATCAGAATACCCTCTATTAAATAATGTTTTAGAAGTAGAACCAGAAGTTAAGAACCATGAATTAACAGAAGAAGAAATCTTTCTTAACCCTTATCATTGTGGACAAATGAGTGGTGAGTATCCTCTCTCCGAATCACAACGTGTAGCTTTTGCTCAATTTAGCTCCAAATACAATAAAAAAGCATTTGCTGTTAATGGCCCTCCTGGTACAGGTAAGACATTTATCTTACAAAGTTTTATAGCTAATATTGTAAGTAAATCTGTACTTAACTCTGCAGAAGCTCCTCTTATAATGGGTAGTTCTACAAACAACCAAGCAATTACAAACATTCTTGACAGTATGACCTTAGATGGTGGGGATACTTTAAATAGTAGATGGATTCCAGATGTAAACTCTTTTGGCCTTTACCTCTGTTCAAAAGCCAAAGCTGAAACAGGGAAATATCAATCTGCTACCTCAAAGTATTTAAATGATTTCTTTTTAGAGAAATTAGAAGATTACTCAAAGATAGATGAATATAAAAAATTCTTTTTAAAACAATTAAGAACCCAGTTCAGGACGGAGACCATAGATAAGGATACTGATGTTAAAGCTTTTTTACTAAAAAGAATAAAAGCACTTAAAACTACTATTCATGAGACAATTAGTATAGCGATCAAGAAGCATAAGATACCTGAATTATTAATAGACAAATACTATAAAAGTACAGAAGAGTTAATTTCAAAGACAGCTCAACTTAAGGATAAATTAATTAAAAATTCTAATAAAGAGGAACAGTTAAAAAGTATATTAAATCAGTTAGAAGAAAAAAACGCTAATTTCCCTATGCTCATAAGGCTTTTGCCTTTGAGGAAATTTCAAGAAATAAAAACCAACTCTTTTAAGTTAATTGCCCACCCATTTATTAATGAGTTCATAGATTTTAATGACTGGAGTATTTACCTTAAAGTTTATAGTCGGTTAGAAGAGGTTTTACTGAACACCATTAAACAACAAGAAAACTTACAGTATAATCTAGATGAACTCCTCCTTTTAGTTAAAGAAATAAAGACAAGAAACAGTCTTTATGAAAACTTCAAATCAAAATGGAGTGACACGTATTCAAAGAAATGGGTTAAGTTAATTAAGAAAACCAATGATGAGTATAATAACCTTGATACACTGAGAGATACAGCTGTAAAACTAGACATTTCTTATAGATATGAACTTTTTTGGCTCTCTACTCACTATAGAGAATGGGAATACATAGAAGAATTAGAAAACAAAAAAGAAAACGAAGAAAAGTATAAAAAGGAAAACAAGGAGTTAGGAGAAAAAAGTTATGCTAAAAAGCTTAGACGAATTGCTAAAATCTCACCTTTGTACATCGCTACCTTTCATTCTTTACCTAAATTTTTAACGTATTATAATCATAAAGAGGGACAGAAATATTACAAAGAATTATTTGATTTAATGATTGTGGACGAATCTGGTCAAGTATCTCCTGAAGTGGCAATACCGTCATTATCCTTAACAAAAAAGATACTAGCTGTTGGTGATGTGCATCAGATAGAACCGGTATGGAATGTCACGGAAAACATAGACTTTTTTAATGCTAAGAAATATGATGTGATCAAGTCTGAAGATGAGTTTGAAAGAAATGCATCTCTCGGCTTCAATGCATCGAATGGAAACCTAATGAGGATAATTAGAAATGCAACTCCATTCATCTATAAACATCAAAATAATAAATTGGAAAAAGGAGCTTATTTATTAGAACACAGAAGATGCTTAGACCCTATTGCAGAATATTCAAAAGACAATATTTATAGTGGTTCATTAAAATTAATGGGAGGTAAAAGTAATGATACGTACGAAATACCTCCTCTGGGTTATATACATGTAAATGGAAGCTCCGAAAAGCATAACGGTAGTAGTAAGAAGAATGTAAAGGAGGCCAATGCCATTGTTCAATGGATTATTAGTAAAAGAGAGGAAATAGAAACAGCATACGGCAAGCCAATTGATGAAGTCTTAGCTGTTGTAACACCTTTTTCGGCACAAAAAACAATTATTAAAGGGATTTTAAAAAATCAACTAGGGGAAGAAATATCAGAAAAAATAATTGTAGGAACAGTTCACGCTCTTCAAGGAACAGAGAGAGCTATTATCTTATTCTCTAGTGTACACGGTATAGAAGATACTTCTTTGTTTTTTGATTTTGAGGGTAAATTTAACATGCTTAATGTGGCTCTTACTCGAGCAAAACACTCTTTTATCGTTATAGGTAATATGGGAGTGTTTAACCCAAAAGATAAAACACCATCAGGAAGACTAGCAGAAAAATTACTTTCTAGCGAGTCATATGCGCTAGACGAACGCTTTATTTTTAAATCAGAGCTGGTCTACCAGAATACTCCTCAAAATAAAGTTACTCGTATCGATGATTTAGATATGCATCGGAAACTATTAAAAAGGTGTTTTGACTCCGTAGAAAAGGAATTAATTATCTTTTCTCCTTTCCTTTCTATAAACGCAATTAAAGAAGACAACATTATATCTTTAATTAAAGAATGTACAACTAAAAACATAAAAATAACAATTGTAACAGATAACAACCTTGATAAAAAAGACGGTCAATTAAAAAGACATAGTAAACTAGGTAGAGAAGCTATTTCTGAAACTAAAGCTGAATTGGTAATTGTTAATGGTATTCATAACAAGACTATTTGTATTGACAATAAAGTTTTAATTGAAGGTTCATTTAATTGGCTCTCTGCCACAAGAGACTCGAGCAGTCCATACCATAGAAATGAAACTTCAATAATTATTCAGGGTGACATGGTTGAAAACGAAATAAGTAAAATAAAAGATAAGTTTTCAATTTGA
- a CDS encoding WG repeat-containing protein gives MKIKNNLLFSFYLVSFLTFGQKKLYVDKLTDFQNGYSIVSRGNITSFIDSLGVELELDSVRLKLSTTGSNIGMLENGLFINQKVGYSLIGNEGIRNTNGDYIVQPNFSITNSNGYYILIDRSEILNIKYEVLDKNCKSIFKISGSLGSNNIPIIPLTDNIIAITNKNSYPYRYKLKFIYENKETEYNFNDFGRAKNGLIKASKYNEETGSFKWGYLDEEGNTVIDFLYTHPLGDFEDNLAVVKNIAGKFGYINLKNELIIDTKFVEAYGFVNNRAIVRVHKYKKIAGKLNNGYRIINKNGEIVYDFEDLKPIEATAYRYFNITGIEENSIIRVNNSKSKKYLLNLDNQKLIGKGFLSLNKFNSGLAFVKFIDDSGIKNEGFINKEGELIYLKSQKSQF, from the coding sequence ATGAAAATTAAAAATAATTTACTATTCAGCTTTTATTTAGTTTCGTTTTTGACTTTTGGTCAAAAAAAACTTTATGTAGATAAGCTAACTGATTTTCAAAATGGGTACTCAATAGTTTCAAGAGGTAACATAACTAGCTTTATAGATAGTTTAGGTGTTGAATTAGAGTTAGATAGTGTAAGGTTAAAATTATCTACTACGGGTTCTAATATTGGAATGTTAGAAAATGGTTTATTTATTAATCAAAAAGTTGGTTATAGTTTAATTGGTAATGAGGGAATTAGAAATACAAATGGTGATTATATTGTTCAACCAAATTTCTCAATAACAAATAGTAATGGTTATTATATTTTAATTGATAGATCAGAAATTTTAAATATAAAATATGAAGTGCTGGATAAAAACTGCAAATCTATATTTAAAATTTCGGGTAGTTTAGGAAGTAACAATATACCTATAATACCCTTAACGGATAATATTATAGCAATTACAAATAAAAATAGTTATCCATACCGATATAAATTGAAGTTTATTTATGAGAATAAAGAGACCGAATATAATTTTAATGATTTTGGTAGAGCAAAAAATGGTTTAATAAAAGCTTCTAAGTATAATGAAGAAACAGGAAGCTTTAAATGGGGATATTTAGATGAAGAGGGAAACACTGTAATCGACTTTTTATATACACATCCATTAGGTGATTTTGAAGACAACTTAGCAGTTGTTAAAAATATAGCAGGAAAATTTGGTTATATAAATCTTAAAAATGAGCTTATCATAGATACAAAATTTGTTGAAGCTTATGGTTTTGTAAATAATCGAGCAATAGTTAGGGTTCACAAGTATAAAAAAATTGCCGGAAAACTAAATAATGGATATAGAATTATAAATAAAAACGGAGAAATTGTATATGATTTCGAAGATTTAAAACCAATTGAAGCCACTGCATATCGTTATTTTAATATTACAGGTATTGAAGAAAATAGTATAATTAGAGTTAATAATTCTAAATCAAAAAAATATTTATTGAATTTAGATAATCAAAAACTGATTGGCAAAGGTTTTTTAAGTCTTAATAAATTTAATTCAGGTTTAGCATTTGTAAAATTTATTGACGATAGTGGTATAAAAAATGAAGGTTTTATCAATAAAGAAGGAGAATTAATTTATTTGAAATCACAAAAAAGTCAATTTTAA
- a CDS encoding YdeI family protein — translation MKDIEDYCPFDKKDWRKWLELNHNKKEALWLIFYKKKSPNYNLSWSESVDEALCFGWIDSTKRTIDDEKYKQYFSKRKAKSNWSKINKDKVKTLIDQGLMKKEGYKSIEVAKENGYWTILDGVEALLIPEDLKKEFKTQNGAKEYFDSLSKSVKKILLYWVISAKRKETRQKRILEIVENASKKLLPKQFR, via the coding sequence ATGAAAGATATAGAAGACTATTGTCCTTTTGATAAAAAAGATTGGAGAAAATGGCTTGAATTGAATCACAATAAAAAAGAGGCACTTTGGCTCATTTTTTATAAGAAAAAATCTCCAAATTATAATTTGAGTTGGAGTGAATCTGTAGATGAAGCACTTTGTTTTGGTTGGATTGACAGTACTAAAAGAACAATAGACGACGAGAAATACAAACAATATTTTAGCAAAAGAAAAGCAAAAAGTAATTGGTCTAAAATAAATAAGGATAAAGTAAAAACCTTAATTGACCAGGGACTTATGAAAAAAGAAGGTTATAAAAGCATTGAAGTAGCAAAAGAAAATGGTTATTGGACTATTTTAGATGGAGTAGAAGCACTTCTAATTCCTGAAGATTTAAAAAAAGAGTTTAAAACTCAAAACGGAGCAAAGGAATACTTTGATAGTTTAAGTAAGTCAGTTAAAAAGATTTTGTTGTATTGGGTTATTTCTGCTAAAAGAAAAGAAACAAGACAAAAGAGAATTTTAGAAATTGTAGAAAATGCAAGTAAAAAATTGCTACCAAAGCAATTTAGGTAG
- a CDS encoding DEAD/DEAH box helicase codes for MANSIKDQQDILSKLNIHQLHPMQEEAISVIENNTNTILLSPTGTGKTLAFLLPIISRLDPEIDDVQALIVVPSRELAIQIEQVVRNMGTGFKVNAVYGGRTMAKDKIELKHTPAILIGTPGRILDHFANERFSKTNIKSLILDEFDKSLESGFEFEMRGILEELPHINKRVLTSATSGVEIPGFVRLDKPVTINYLKEKKALKLEIKTVISPTRNKAQTLLDLINHLGNEQGIIFCNVKETITFLSKFLTTNKISHACFSGGMEQNDRDRALIKFRNGTSQLLIATDLAARGIDIPELKVIIHFELPSAVEEFTHRNGRTARVNTKGTAYVMRWEKEDFPEFIKNPNRANISEKPQRKPQYWETLFISGGRKDKISKGDIAGLFFKQGGINKDQLGAIELKQDCAFVAVPLTIAHTLVDKLNNSRLKKKKVRISII; via the coding sequence ATGGCAAATAGTATTAAAGATCAGCAAGATATTTTATCAAAACTGAATATCCATCAGCTGCACCCGATGCAAGAAGAGGCTATTTCGGTTATAGAAAACAACACCAATACCATTCTTTTATCACCTACAGGTACAGGTAAAACTTTAGCTTTTTTATTACCAATAATTTCTCGTTTAGACCCTGAAATAGATGATGTACAAGCTTTAATTGTAGTACCATCGCGTGAGTTGGCAATACAAATAGAGCAAGTGGTGCGTAATATGGGTACTGGTTTTAAAGTAAATGCAGTTTATGGAGGCCGTACAATGGCAAAAGATAAAATTGAATTGAAGCATACACCAGCTATTTTAATAGGTACACCAGGTCGTATTTTAGATCATTTTGCAAACGAGCGTTTTTCTAAAACAAACATTAAAAGTTTAATTTTAGATGAGTTTGATAAATCATTAGAAAGTGGATTTGAGTTTGAAATGAGAGGTATTTTAGAAGAATTACCACATATTAATAAACGAGTATTAACTTCCGCAACATCTGGTGTTGAAATTCCTGGTTTTGTTCGTTTAGATAAGCCTGTAACTATTAATTACTTAAAAGAAAAGAAAGCCTTAAAGTTAGAAATTAAGACCGTAATTTCTCCTACAAGAAATAAAGCACAAACCTTATTAGATTTAATCAATCATTTAGGAAATGAGCAAGGTATTATTTTTTGTAATGTAAAAGAAACAATTACATTTTTAAGCAAATTCTTAACCACAAATAAAATTAGCCATGCTTGTTTTTCTGGTGGAATGGAACAGAATGATAGAGACCGTGCTTTGATAAAATTCAGAAACGGAACAAGTCAGTTACTTATTGCTACTGATCTGGCAGCTAGAGGTATTGATATACCTGAATTAAAAGTAATTATACATTTTGAACTACCAAGTGCGGTAGAAGAGTTTACACACCGTAATGGTAGAACAGCTCGTGTAAATACTAAAGGTACAGCGTATGTTATGCGTTGGGAAAAAGAAGATTTCCCGGAGTTTATTAAAAATCCAAACAGAGCTAATATCTCCGAAAAACCACAACGTAAACCGCAATATTGGGAAACTTTATTTATTTCGGGAGGACGAAAAGATAAAATATCGAAAGGTGATATTGCTGGATTATTTTTTAAGCAAGGTGGTATTAATAAAGATCAATTGGGTGCTATTGAGTTAAAACAAGATTGTGCCTTTGTAGCTGTACCGCTTACGATAGCACATACTTTGGTTGATAAGTTGAATAATAGCCGTTTAAAAAAGAAAAAGGTACGTATCAGTATTATTTAA
- a CDS encoding transposase, producing the protein MYTKHFKYMYKNDGYVKRYSESFKLKVLAELTKGNHSKRQIALTYGIQSSTINVWIKKYDRKDLMNTRVTVQTDDELSRIKALQKELNQLKDLLIKKDLDKLVTDSYLEVAAENLGYRDVEELKKNLNIKP; encoded by the coding sequence ATGTATACAAAACACTTCAAGTATATGTATAAAAATGATGGATATGTAAAACGCTATAGTGAGAGCTTTAAGCTCAAAGTCTTGGCAGAACTTACCAAAGGAAACCATTCCAAAAGACAAATTGCATTAACTTACGGTATTCAATCCAGTACTATAAACGTATGGATCAAAAAGTATGATCGTAAAGATTTAATGAATACCCGTGTAACCGTGCAAACAGACGATGAACTTTCCCGTATCAAAGCCCTTCAAAAAGAGCTCAATCAACTTAAGGACCTTCTCATTAAAAAGGACCTGGACAAACTGGTGACCGATAGCTATCTCGAGGTAGCGGCCGAGAACCTAGGCTATAGAGATGTTGAAGAATTAAAAAAAAACTTAAACATAAAGCCCTAA